GAGGGGTTTGACTTCACTTGCACGCATCATAATACCACTGATGTGAATTAGACGCCCTATATGCCGTGATCGTATTGTGCGGAGGGGGACATGCTCGGGATAATTGACAATTCTAAATTTAATAGCAGTACGATCAACAGAGTCTACATAATCAGGGTCTTCAAGCTCTAGAATTGAGAGTAGAGCATTATTTGCAGTCTTCAAGAACCCACTAGGATCTTTTGCTGAAATCTCCATAAAGACGTTATCAAAGTTTACAAGATCTTGAAAGTCAACTGTCAACGAGAGTACTTGATCAAGTGACATTGTCTGTATCCGAGGGAGATAGACCAAATGCCCAGTTTCGTCCTTATACGAACGGAGAAAATCTTCAAGACGTTCTTGCAAGTCCTCATCAACAAACATGGTAATCCAACCTCTGATCAAATACTGAAATCAATGTGATACTAATATTGCACATGACCAAAAATAACTGGCAATCCTTTGTATTTAAGGGGCTTCCTCGCCCAGGTCGAGTTCATCCAGCACTGCGGCCTTCCAGCGGGTCAGCATTGCGGAGAGCTCATCACAGAGCCACTTTTCTTCAACAGTCATACGACGAGCCATATCTTGAGTAATACCCGCATTTGCAATCCGAAGAATCTTAGAGAGACGCGTATTCCGCAAGAAACTGGCAACTTTCCGGATTTTCTCTATCTCGTCATACGTTCGCGGATCAATTGAGGTGCGATCGCCCATTAATCTTCGAATTTTTTGGGTCAAAGCAATATACAGGTATTTTGAAGGGAGAGGACCATGAAGACCGCGTGGCTGCCCTCGTTCTTTATTGAAGAAATTCTGAATTCGGTGTACAGAGTCATAAGCATCCTCGGGAGACAGTTCAACAACCCCTTGAATAAGGAGGGTATCTAAGACCCAATTAGGCAAGTCCGCCTGAGACCCCGCCTTAAAGGGGCCATACGATTGACCTCCGGCCTCAAATTGAGGCGTACTCTGGAGGAACACGCAAGATCGAGACTCATTAAGAAATTCCATTCTAAAACGAAACAGGGGGCTTGTAACTTCATCATACTGATACATGGGCAATCAGGTAGAGATGAAGGGGCGTTGCGATAAAATCATTGTCATCTAATGCCGATACCACAGGAAAATAAGTTGAGACCATTGCAGACAGGGTCTCAATTGGCGCTTAAATACTATCGAGCACGACATTCGAATGAGGCAAAACTAATACAGTACGAGGCCACAATCAGAACTTTGGGAAGTTTACAAAACAATGTCATCCCACAAAATTCCAATTGCCAAATACATTGTAGTCAATCTCTGTATTCCAAGTAGCTTCACCAAAATTGAATCGAACATGACAAACAATTAAATCGAACTAATCTCGAAAGATGTTACTGGCTTCATACCCATATAACTAACGAACGGTGAATCATAAAATGGAAATGGATCTCTGGACAGAAAAATATAGGCCACAGACTTTGGGAGAAATTGTCGGGCAAGATAATGTGATCAATAGTCTCAAACATTTTGTTGAACGGGGTCGTGTTCCACATTGCCTGTTCAGTGGACCCCCGGGGACTAGCAAGACAACAGCAGCAATGGCCATGGCGCGGGATCTCTTCAAGGAGTCATTTGATGACAATTTCATGGAACTAAATGCAAGTGATGAGAGAGGGATAGATGTGGTCAGGAATCAGGTCAAGCAGTTTGCACGATCCATTCCTGCAGGTGGTGCACCGTTCAAAATTTTAGTACTGGATGAAGCAGATCATTTAACTGCCGACGCTCAACATGCACTCAGAAGAACTATGGAGGCTTATGCATCCTCCTGTCGAATGATTTTAATATGTAATTATTCTAGCCGAATAATCCCCCCAATTCAATCACGATGTGCTATTTTTCGCTTTTCTAGGTTAGAAGAAAAAGCAATATCAGAAAGAATAGAATATATTGCAAAACGCGAAAAGGTGGAGATTGAGCCCTCAGGAATTCAAGCGATATTGTATCTGGCGGAGGGCGATATGCGTGCAGCGATCAATCTACTGCAGGCTGCAGCTTCGTCTACGAAAAAAGTCAACGAGGAAAACGTTTTTGCAATAGCAGGAAGAGCAAACCCACGCATCATCAAAGAGATACTGGCACTTGCAACCAGTGGAAAATACAAAGAAACTCTAGATATGATGAGAGACCTTCTATATCATGAGGGAATTTCGCCTCTGGATTTAACACGTCAACTTCACAAAGAGTTAGCAACATTCGAGAATAGTCATAGAGTGGAGATTCTTGAGAGAACGGCGGAAACTGAATTTAGAATTACAGAGGGCGCTAATGGAGAGGTACAATTGACGGCACTCATGGCATATCTCAGTACAAAAGAGTGAGGGCCATACTATGAAAACAGCACCTTGGCCAGAAAAATACAGACCGATCACCGCAAGTCAAATCGTGGGTAATGAAGAAGCACGAACTCAACTGACCACTTGGATAAAATCATGGTTGCAAGGGATACCTTCACGTCGAGCAGTACTGCTTTTAGGACCACCCGGTGTCGGAAAAACTACAACAATCTATGCCTTGGCTAACGATTTGAATATGGAGCTAGTAGAGTTTAACGCAAGTGATAGACGCAATAAGGAAATTATAGAAAGAGTCGTGTGGCGATCTGCCACTCAAGAAACTCTGGATGGCCGGAAACGAATCATATTACTTGAAGAGGTTGATGGGTTGTCGGGCACTGGGGACAGAGGCGGCTCAGGGGCAATTGCCAAGATAATACGAGAGACAATTCACCCCTTGGTCATGACCGCAAATGACCCAACTAGCCCTCGTCTTAAAGATTTGGAAAAAATCAGTCGCATTATAACATTTGAACAGATTTCGTTCGACAACATTCTTACAGTCTTGAAACGCATTTTAAAGGACACAGGCGCAGAAGTCGATGAGGAACTTGTTGCAAGAATAGCAGATAGGGCAAATGGCGATCTGCGAGGGGCAATTGCTGATCTTGAAACCATTATAGAGGGAGAGATGGATAAAGAGGGGATCATAGGCGGACGAAACTCACGAGTCTCCATCGAACATACACTAAAACGAATCTTCATGACGACCGATCCCACAGTGGTTAGACAGGTCCTTAACGAGGCCGATAGCGATCAGGATGAACTTTTACTCTGGTTAGAAGAAAACCTTCATCTTCACTTAACAGACCCAACCGAACTTGCAAAGGGGTATGAAGCATTATCTTTGGCCGATCAAGTATTGGGAAGGATTATGAATAGACAAAACTGGAAGCTCCTATCCTATTTTTATGACTATATCGCAATGGCGTTAGCACCTAGTCGAATAAAAACACCATTTAGATTAGTAAAATACAAACGACCAAGCTGGCCATTGATTGTGTGGAAGGGAACACGGGCATTAGACAAAAAAGCCCCACTACTTTCGAGCCTATCAGAATTTACAGCGGTCTCAAGATATCGAATTCCAAGAATATATACACCGTACATTGAACAGATGTGCGAACGTGATCAGAGTAATTTAACCAAGATGGCAAAATGGCTTGGAATTAAACCGGACGCAATTGCTCCTCGGCCTCAGCGGAAAGCGAAGTGAGTGCGACCAGAAACCTTCTGAAAAAGTTAAGGCGTCCATTAATTATTTTTTGCATCCGCCGGACACCATATTTGTCAAGAATAAAATGAAAGGGAACAACGGACTCCATCAGAAAGAGGGCCTCCGGAGGGGCGGGGCGAATACCACTTGCAAGACGCGCCTTTGCGTGTACAATATTATTGACAGCATCTAAGTCTATTTGATGACGCCCAACGAGGAGTAGCAGGGAAGCTATATTTCGCACAAGTTTCCAGAGAAAGCTTGTGCCATGTACTTCGATTTTTAGGGACGTCTCGGTCGGAATGACTGCAACATTAAGAAGAGTTGTCGTTGTAGGGCGAAGACCATCACGCTTTGATAGAAATTTAAAGTCATGAACCCCCACTAGAAGCTGTGAGGCTTTTTGCATAAGAGAAATGTCAAAATCATCATTGTGAGGGAGATAATATCGATAATATCTCGATAGAACGTCATGTCTTGGATTAAACTCATTGTGAATCTTACAAAATGCCCAGAGACCCATATCAGGTGGAAGATGTTTGTTTATGCCCATTACACTAAATGGCATATCGGTATTGATCATCACAACCTGCCCAATGCTATGAACTCCACGATCAGTCCTGCCAGAAAGTCGAACCGTCTTAGTGTCATGGGGTTCGCCACTCCAACGAGAGATTGCCGAGATTAATTCGCCCTGGACGGTACGAAGGCCCGGTTGTACCTGTGAGCCATGGAATCCATCCCCAAAATAAAAGAGACGCGCTAAGAATGCAGTCAACTCTGAATCACCAATCGAAAGATTAGGACTCC
This region of Candidatus Thorarchaeota archaeon genomic DNA includes:
- a CDS encoding replication factor C small subunit yields the protein MDLWTEKYRPQTLGEIVGQDNVINSLKHFVERGRVPHCLFSGPPGTSKTTAAMAMARDLFKESFDDNFMELNASDERGIDVVRNQVKQFARSIPAGGAPFKILVLDEADHLTADAQHALRRTMEAYASSCRMILICNYSSRIIPPIQSRCAIFRFSRLEEKAISERIEYIAKREKVEIEPSGIQAILYLAEGDMRAAINLLQAAASSTKKVNEENVFAIAGRANPRIIKEILALATSGKYKETLDMMRDLLYHEGISPLDLTRQLHKELATFENSHRVEILERTAETEFRITEGANGEVQLTALMAYLSTKE
- a CDS encoding replication factor C large subunit, translated to MKTAPWPEKYRPITASQIVGNEEARTQLTTWIKSWLQGIPSRRAVLLLGPPGVGKTTTIYALANDLNMELVEFNASDRRNKEIIERVVWRSATQETLDGRKRIILLEEVDGLSGTGDRGGSGAIAKIIRETIHPLVMTANDPTSPRLKDLEKISRIITFEQISFDNILTVLKRILKDTGAEVDEELVARIADRANGDLRGAIADLETIIEGEMDKEGIIGGRNSRVSIEHTLKRIFMTTDPTVVRQVLNEADSDQDELLLWLEENLHLHLTDPTELAKGYEALSLADQVLGRIMNRQNWKLLSYFYDYIAMALAPSRIKTPFRLVKYKRPSWPLIVWKGTRALDKKAPLLSSLSEFTAVSRYRIPRIYTPYIEQMCERDQSNLTKMAKWLGIKPDAIAPRPQRKAK
- the truA gene encoding tRNA pseudouridine(38-40) synthase TruA, which gives rise to MTAFLARLFYFGDGFHGSQVQPGLRTVQGELISAISRWSGEPHDTKTVRLSGRTDRGVHSIGQVVMINTDMPFSVMGINKHLPPDMGLWAFCKIHNEFNPRHDVLSRYYRYYLPHNDDFDISLMQKASQLLVGVHDFKFLSKRDGLRPTTTTLLNVAVIPTETSLKIEVHGTSFLWKLVRNIASLLLLVGRHQIDLDAVNNIVHAKARLASGIRPAPPEALFLMESVVPFHFILDKYGVRRMQKIINGRLNFFRRFLVALTSLSAEAEEQLRPV